From a single Candoia aspera isolate rCanAsp1 chromosome 2, rCanAsp1.hap2, whole genome shotgun sequence genomic region:
- the ZBTB12 gene encoding zinc finger and BTB domain-containing protein 12, with translation MASGVELLRFQLPGHEAATLRNMNQLRFEERFCDVTIVADSLKFRGHKVILAACSPFLRDQFLLNPSSELQVSLMHSAKIVADLLLSCYTGALEFAVRDIVNYLTAASYLQMEHVVEKCRNALSQFIEPKINLKEETAKFGGYRRFKSSSVVGCSTSSNKVHSRKRSIQRPVKLEFPLEEELEMKAEEEEEEQEEDYGYEDSVSDICIVKIESAMEVAQRQKKQQQQQQQQMGTSWSKDASPQQSWNKESSPQAWDKELSPPAGWNKAESGDQEEPQVNSTVAEGIESSPESTPEKPQHGVVKASYSLSEDAVGKGLLIIPGGGYLEETSEAAAVAAECQSSSGGMGLVLAGLSGRPFSTFPVVGRGSSSGTLGGGSGISRIICCTKCEEVFQGVEKLVFHMRAHHFIFMCPRCGKQFNHSSNLNRHMNVHRGVKSHSCTICGKCFTQKSTLHDHMNLHSGERPYRCSYCDVRFAHKPAIRRHLKEQHGKTTAENVMEASVTEINVLIR, from the exons ATGGCATCTGGCGTGGAGCTCCTTCGCTTTCAGCTGCCTGGCCACGAGGCAGCCACCCTGCGCAACATGAATCAGCTGCGCTTTGAGGAGCGTTTCTGTGACGTCACCATCGTGGCGGACAGCCTCAAGTTCCGGGGCCACAAAGTCATCCTAGCGGCCTGCTCCCCCTTCCTTAGAGACCAGTTCCTGCTCAACCCTTCCTCCGAACTCCAGGTTTCCCTCATGCACAGTGCCAAGATCGTAGCCGACCTTCTTCTCTCTTGTTACACCGGCGCGCTAGAATTTGCCGTCAGGGACATTGTGAACTATCTGACAGCTGCCAGCTACCTACAGATGGAGCACGTGGTGGAAAAATGTCGAAATGCCCTGTCCCAGTTCATCGAACCCAAGATCAACCTCAAGGAAGAGACGGCCAAATTTGGAGGCTACCGGAGATTCAAGTCTTCCAGCGTAGTGGGCTGCTCCACCTCGTCCAACAAAGTGCACTCACGCAAGAG GTCCATTCAGCGGCCTGTTAAACTAGAGTTCCCATTGGAAGAAGAGTTGGAGATGAAGgcggaagaggaagaggaggagcaagAGGAGGATTATGGGTATGAAGATTCTGTCTCTGATATTTGCATTGTGAAGATTGAATCAGCCATGGAAGTGGCCCAGCGgcagaagaagcagcagcagcagcaacagcagcagatgGGCACCAGCTGGAGCAAAGATGCATCTCCCCAGCAAAGTTGGAACAAGGAAAGTTCACCACAAGCTTGGGACAAAGAATTATCTCCTCCAGCAGGGTGGAACAAAGCTGAATCTGGAGACCAGGAAGAGCCTCAAGTCAACTCTACAGTGGCAGAAGGCATTGAGTCTTCTCCAGAATCTACACCAGAGAAACCTCAGCATGGTGTGGTAAAGGCCTCCTACAGCCTCTCTGAGGATGCTGTAGGTAAAGGCCTCCTGATCATCCCTGGAGGAGGCTACTTGGAGGAGACCAGTGAGGCAGCAGCTGTTGCTGCTGAGTGCCAGAGCAGCAGCGGTGGGATGGGACTGGTACTTGCAGGACTGAGTGGTCGTCCCTTCTCCACCTTTCCTGTGGTAGGGAGAGGTAGCAGTTCAGGAACACTAGGGGGAGGTAGCGGGATCTCAAGAATCATCTGTTGCACCAAGTGTGAGGAGGTCTTCCAGGGGGTGGAGAAGCTTGTCTTCCATATGCGGGCCCATCACTTCATTTTCATGTGCCCTCGGTGCGGCAAGCAGTTCAACCACAGCAGCAACCTCAACCGGCATATGAATGTTCACCGTGGGGTGAAATCACATTCCTGCACCATCTGCGGGAAGTGCTTCACTCAGAAGTCCACGCTCCATGATCACATGAACCTCCATAGTGGTGAGAGGCCATACCGCTGCTCTTACTGCGATGTGCGCTTTGCCCACAAGCCTGCAATTCGCCGCCACCTCAAGGAACAGCACGGCAAAACTACAGCTGAGAACGTCATGGAAGCCAGCGTGACCGAGATCAATGTCCTCATACgttga